The Petropleomorpha daqingensis genome includes a window with the following:
- a CDS encoding chemotaxis protein CheB: MAHRDVVVVGASAGGVEALRDFVSGLPADLPAAVLVVLHMPGGGRSALASVLTRPSSLPVRAAIEGAPLVPGTVTVGVPDRHLLLTEDERLTLSLGPRENGHRPSVDALFRSAAQVAGPRVIGVVLSGALDDGASGMLAIASRGGAAVVQDPTEALYDSMPRTARGAVGAAHVLPAAEIGPLLGRLTREDLGDDVQVAPAPLDMRMENAMAHLDGESWGAESHPGDPVPLTCPDCHGPLFRIPDGVLHRFRCLVGHAWSAESLAAQHTSAVEGALWMALRTLEEKAELSRAMAARASAAGHELTGRTFEERADDAHQAAVLVRDLLERATRDTPVVPEDGVA; this comes from the coding sequence GTGGCCCATCGAGACGTGGTGGTTGTCGGCGCCTCGGCCGGAGGCGTCGAGGCGCTGCGCGACTTCGTGTCCGGACTGCCCGCCGACCTGCCCGCGGCGGTGCTCGTGGTGCTGCACATGCCGGGCGGTGGCCGCAGCGCCCTCGCCTCGGTCCTGACCAGGCCGAGTTCGCTGCCGGTGCGCGCTGCGATCGAGGGCGCTCCGCTCGTGCCCGGCACGGTGACCGTCGGCGTGCCCGACCGGCACCTGCTGCTCACCGAGGACGAACGGCTCACGCTGAGTCTGGGCCCCCGGGAGAACGGCCACCGGCCGTCGGTCGACGCGCTGTTCCGCTCGGCGGCGCAGGTGGCGGGACCGCGCGTGATCGGCGTCGTCCTGTCCGGGGCGCTCGACGACGGGGCCTCCGGCATGCTCGCCATCGCCTCGCGCGGCGGCGCCGCCGTCGTCCAGGACCCCACCGAGGCGCTCTACGACAGCATGCCGCGCACCGCCCGCGGCGCGGTCGGCGCCGCGCACGTGCTGCCCGCCGCGGAGATCGGGCCCCTGCTGGGGCGCCTGACCCGCGAGGACCTCGGGGACGACGTCCAGGTCGCGCCCGCGCCCCTCGACATGCGTATGGAGAACGCCATGGCGCACCTGGACGGCGAGTCCTGGGGGGCCGAGAGCCACCCCGGTGACCCGGTGCCCCTCACCTGCCCCGACTGCCACGGCCCGCTGTTCCGGATCCCGGACGGCGTGCTGCACCGGTTCCGCTGCCTGGTCGGCCACGCGTGGTCGGCCGAGAGCCTCGCCGCCCAGCACACGAGCGCCGTCGAGGGCGCGCTGTGGATGGCCCTGCGCACCCTCGAGGAGAAGGCCGAGCTGTCCCGGGCGATGGCCGCGCGGGCGTCGGCCGCCGGGCACGAGCTCACGGGGCGCACGTTCGAGGAACGGGCCGACGATGCCCATCAGGCCGCCGTCCTGGTCCGCGACCTGCTGGAACGCGCGACCCGCGACACCCCCGTCGTCCCTGAGGACGGCGTCGCCTGA
- a CDS encoding acyl-CoA dehydrogenase family protein — MDAEDFRQIRDAVRDLVREQVVPREEQIEDDDRIPDELRATAAEMGLFGYALPEEHGGLGVTMSEDVQLAFEFGYTTPAFRSLFGTNNGIAGQVIAKFGNEEQKKRYLPRLAAGELIGSFALTEAEAGSDPAGLRTAARRDGDGWVINGSKRYITNAPLADVFMVFARTDPEQKGGRGISSFVVEAATPGVTVGPKDKKMGQSGAWTAEVFFDDVHVPAEALIGEEGRGYAKALTVLSRGRLHIAALCVGMAQRVLDESVAYAASAKQGGAPIGRFQLVQAMLADMHAELLAARALVVDVAARYDSGEDTSVGPSSAKLFCTEMVGRAVDRAVQVHGGLGYLRTTPVERFYRDARLFRLYEGTSEVQRLIIGGALLRDAGMARG; from the coding sequence ATGGACGCCGAGGACTTCCGCCAGATCCGCGACGCCGTCCGCGACCTCGTCCGCGAGCAGGTCGTCCCGCGCGAGGAGCAGATCGAGGACGACGACCGCATCCCCGACGAGCTGCGCGCCACGGCCGCCGAGATGGGCCTGTTCGGCTACGCGCTGCCGGAGGAGCACGGCGGGCTCGGCGTCACCATGTCCGAGGACGTCCAGCTCGCCTTCGAGTTCGGCTACACGACGCCGGCCTTCCGCTCGCTGTTCGGCACCAACAACGGCATCGCCGGGCAGGTCATCGCGAAGTTCGGGAACGAGGAGCAGAAGAAGAGGTACCTGCCGCGGCTGGCGGCCGGTGAGCTGATCGGCTCGTTCGCGCTCACCGAGGCCGAGGCGGGCTCGGACCCCGCCGGCCTGCGCACCGCGGCCCGGCGGGACGGCGACGGGTGGGTGATCAACGGCTCGAAGCGCTACATCACCAACGCGCCCCTCGCCGACGTGTTCATGGTGTTCGCGCGGACCGATCCGGAGCAGAAGGGCGGCCGCGGCATCTCCTCGTTCGTCGTCGAGGCCGCGACGCCGGGGGTCACGGTGGGGCCCAAGGACAAGAAGATGGGCCAGTCCGGAGCCTGGACCGCGGAGGTGTTCTTCGACGACGTGCACGTGCCGGCCGAGGCGCTGATCGGCGAGGAGGGGCGCGGCTACGCCAAGGCGCTCACCGTGCTCTCCCGCGGCCGGCTGCACATCGCCGCGCTCTGCGTCGGCATGGCGCAGCGGGTGCTCGACGAGTCGGTGGCCTACGCCGCGTCGGCCAAGCAGGGCGGCGCGCCGATCGGCCGCTTCCAGCTGGTGCAGGCGATGCTCGCCGACATGCACGCCGAGCTGCTCGCCGCGCGCGCCCTCGTGGTCGACGTGGCCGCCCGCTACGACAGCGGCGAGGACACCTCGGTCGGCCCGTCGTCGGCCAAGCTGTTCTGCACCGAGATGGTCGGCCGGGCCGTCGACCGGGCGGTGCAGGTGCACGGCGGGCTCGGCTACCTGCGCACCACGCCGGTCGAGCGGTTCTACCGCGACGCCCGGCTCTTCCGGCTCTACGAGGGCACCAGCGAGGTGCAGCGGCTGATCATCGGCGGCGCACTGCTGCGCGACGCGGGCATGGCCCGTGGCTGA
- a CDS encoding PaaI family thioesterase encodes MAEDRAARRDAVGALGDALRDLVDAAVRTEVPIPDLEKAALLAGEITQLLRADLREVHEIASVDDPEIGERWYSPVYGPGSPVAPPMLVEDFPDEGRCVGRVTVGKKHEGPPGLVHGGVLAILLDHVLARSARAAGHGGLTATLTVTYRRPVHLGVPLVLTGRLGSVDGRRATATARLVAEDDPATTLAEGEAVLVALRSERASEVFAKTGRAVGAWTTRSSDG; translated from the coding sequence GTGGCTGAGGACAGGGCGGCCCGCCGTGACGCCGTCGGTGCCCTCGGCGACGCGCTGCGGGACCTGGTCGACGCCGCCGTCCGGACCGAGGTGCCGATCCCCGATCTCGAGAAGGCCGCCCTCCTGGCCGGCGAGATCACCCAGCTGCTGCGCGCCGACCTCCGCGAGGTGCACGAGATCGCCTCGGTCGACGACCCCGAGATCGGCGAGCGCTGGTACAGCCCGGTCTACGGGCCGGGCAGCCCGGTCGCGCCGCCGATGCTGGTCGAGGACTTCCCCGACGAGGGCCGCTGCGTCGGCCGGGTGACCGTGGGCAAGAAGCACGAGGGGCCGCCCGGGCTGGTGCATGGCGGCGTCCTCGCGATCCTGCTCGACCACGTGCTCGCCCGCTCGGCGCGGGCCGCCGGGCACGGCGGGCTGACCGCGACGCTGACGGTGACCTACCGCCGCCCGGTGCACCTGGGCGTTCCTCTGGTGCTCACCGGACGGCTGGGCTCGGTCGACGGCCGGCGCGCGACCGCGACCGCGCGGCTGGTGGCCGAGGACGACCCCGCTACGACGCTGGCCGAGGGGGAGGCGGTGCTGGTCGCCCTGCGGTCGGAGCGCGCCTCGGAGGTGTTCGCGAAGACCGGCCGCGCCGTCGGGGCCTGGACGACCAGGTCGTCGGACGGCTGA
- a CDS encoding AAA family ATPase gives MASGWVAYGPGIDTGGAPPPEELRPELADVGRLLRRGVRAVVGAARADERVTLSRILAEHLGDGAAGLEVVQERAPSYEHVNLQAGLDAWLDDPGRTFELVGIVGYQHRPFGLGELLTGIDGSAHDPFGPRPGNPSRVNRAAGPDGEVRPCIRCGLYLVTEGETRLAVFFRGPEPEIGMPVSSLHVTGTDPERARQAAAEIRAEALARNVFRGQVLSFGGEVFGFEVFGQGEALLSFHRRPVMTADQLVLDAGTLAEVQRQVVEVARHKERLLAAGQHLKRGLLLYGPPGVGKTHTVRFLMSRLVGTTVVQLSGGALQFISEACSIARALQPAMVVVEDVDLIAEERGMHPGQHPLLFQLLNEMDGLAEDADVVFVLTTNRPDLLEPALAARPGRVDQAVALQLPDAGARRALFELYRGDLDVDTSRLDDVLARTDGVTASFLKELLRRAALVAATRTPGDGSIAVSADDLEAALDELLDARNAMTRALLGGAPG, from the coding sequence GTGGCATCGGGCTGGGTGGCCTACGGGCCGGGCATCGACACAGGGGGTGCGCCCCCTCCGGAAGAACTGCGGCCGGAGCTCGCCGACGTCGGCCGGCTGCTGCGCCGCGGCGTGCGGGCCGTGGTCGGCGCCGCGCGCGCCGACGAGCGGGTCACGCTCTCCCGCATCCTCGCCGAGCACCTGGGGGACGGCGCCGCCGGGCTCGAGGTCGTGCAGGAACGCGCCCCGAGCTACGAGCACGTCAACCTGCAGGCCGGGCTCGACGCGTGGCTGGACGACCCGGGCCGGACGTTCGAGCTGGTCGGCATCGTCGGCTACCAGCACCGTCCCTTCGGCCTCGGTGAGCTGCTGACCGGCATCGACGGCTCGGCGCACGACCCGTTCGGTCCCCGGCCGGGCAACCCGTCGCGGGTCAACCGTGCGGCGGGCCCGGACGGGGAGGTGCGGCCGTGCATCCGCTGCGGTCTCTACCTGGTCACCGAGGGGGAGACCCGGCTCGCCGTGTTCTTCCGCGGGCCGGAGCCGGAGATCGGCATGCCCGTGTCCTCGCTGCACGTGACCGGCACGGATCCGGAGCGGGCGCGGCAGGCCGCGGCCGAGATCCGCGCGGAGGCGCTGGCGCGCAACGTCTTCCGGGGTCAGGTGCTGTCGTTCGGCGGCGAGGTGTTCGGGTTCGAGGTGTTCGGGCAGGGCGAGGCGCTGCTGTCCTTCCACCGCCGTCCGGTCATGACCGCCGACCAGCTCGTCCTCGACGCCGGCACCCTCGCCGAGGTGCAGCGCCAGGTGGTCGAGGTCGCCCGGCACAAGGAGCGCCTGCTTGCCGCGGGCCAGCACCTCAAGCGCGGGCTGCTCCTCTACGGCCCGCCGGGGGTCGGCAAGACGCACACCGTCCGCTTCCTGATGAGCCGGCTGGTCGGCACCACCGTGGTCCAGCTCAGCGGCGGCGCGCTGCAGTTCATCTCGGAGGCCTGCTCGATCGCCCGCGCGCTGCAGCCGGCGATGGTCGTGGTGGAGGACGTCGACCTGATCGCCGAGGAGCGCGGTATGCACCCCGGCCAGCACCCGTTGCTGTTCCAGCTGCTCAACGAGATGGACGGGTTGGCCGAGGACGCCGACGTCGTCTTCGTGCTGACCACTAACCGGCCCGACCTGCTCGAGCCGGCCCTGGCCGCCCGCCCGGGGCGGGTCGACCAGGCGGTCGCGCTGCAGCTGCCCGACGCCGGCGCGCGGCGGGCGCTGTTCGAGCTCTACCGCGGCGACCTCGACGTCGACACCTCGCGCCTGGACGACGTCCTCGCCCGGACCGACGGGGTGACCGCGTCGTTCCTCAAGGAGCTCCTGCGCCGGGCCGCCCTCGTGGCGGCGACCCGCACGCCCGGCGACGGGTCGATCGCCGTCTCGGCCGACGACCTGGAGGCCGCCCTCGACGAGCTGCTCGACGCGCGCAACGCGATGACCCGCGCCCTGCTGGGCGGCGCGCCCGGGTAG
- a CDS encoding DinB family protein: MTQMQVDDQGRPEPPAAADEPATLLGFLDFHRATLAWKTAGLGADALRAPHAPSTMTLGGLLKHLALVEDHWFTERLHDRPEPPPWDAVDWDADPDWEWHSAGQDSPDELRTQWQASVERSRAAVDEALADGGLDRLAARPSRDGTRPSLRWILVHMVEEYARHNGHADLLREAVDGETGE, translated from the coding sequence ATGACGCAGATGCAGGTCGACGACCAGGGCCGACCCGAACCACCTGCGGCCGCCGACGAACCGGCCACGCTGCTGGGCTTCCTCGACTTCCACCGGGCGACGCTGGCCTGGAAGACCGCCGGGCTGGGCGCCGACGCGCTGCGCGCTCCCCACGCCCCGTCGACCATGACGCTCGGCGGGCTGCTCAAGCACCTCGCGCTGGTCGAGGACCACTGGTTCACCGAGCGCCTGCACGACCGGCCCGAACCGCCGCCCTGGGACGCCGTCGACTGGGACGCCGACCCCGACTGGGAGTGGCACTCGGCCGGCCAGGACTCGCCCGACGAGCTGCGCACGCAGTGGCAGGCGTCGGTCGAGCGGTCGCGGGCGGCGGTCGACGAGGCGCTGGCCGACGGCGGCCTCGACCGGCTCGCCGCCCGCCCCTCCCGCGACGGCACGCGGCCCAGCCTGCGCTGGATCCTCGTGCACATGGTCGAGGAGTACGCGCGGCACAACGGCCACGCCGACCTGCTCCGCGAGGCGGTCGACGGCGAGACCGGGGAGTAG
- a CDS encoding NAD-dependent epimerase/dehydratase family protein, translating into MANLSTGHLAGKTVAVTGASGNVGTALLRRLTGSGATEIRALSRRLPPAVGPYDEVRWFLADLGEAASEGVLTEFLDGVDAVVHLAWALQPGRHPEALRRVNVEGTRRVVRAAIAQGVEHVVHMSSLGAYAPGAAGTKVTEDWPTTGIPTSQYSRDKAEAERAVRELLGRHPEVVGAVVRPTLILQPEAASEIGRYFLGPVVLGLGRRLPPRLAHLLPLPLPGLAVAFVHADDVADALERVLDRRASGAFNLAAEPLMDGDALAKVLGNVRVPVPAPVLRTALSAAFHARLVPTEPGWLDMGVHAPALDSTRARTLLDWAPVHQGDEVLAEFVAALGRGEGGPGPLLEPAAD; encoded by the coding sequence ATGGCGAACCTCTCCACCGGCCACCTCGCGGGGAAGACCGTCGCCGTCACCGGCGCCAGCGGCAACGTCGGGACGGCGCTGCTGCGCCGGCTCACCGGCAGCGGCGCGACCGAGATCCGCGCCCTCTCCCGCCGGCTACCGCCCGCCGTCGGCCCCTACGACGAGGTGCGGTGGTTCCTCGCCGACCTCGGCGAGGCGGCGAGCGAGGGGGTGCTCACCGAGTTCCTGGACGGCGTCGATGCCGTGGTCCACCTGGCCTGGGCGCTGCAGCCGGGCCGGCACCCCGAGGCGCTGCGGCGGGTCAACGTCGAGGGCACCCGCCGCGTCGTGCGCGCCGCGATCGCGCAGGGGGTCGAGCACGTCGTCCACATGTCCTCGCTCGGCGCCTACGCGCCCGGGGCGGCGGGCACGAAGGTGACCGAGGACTGGCCGACCACCGGCATCCCGACGTCGCAGTACAGCCGCGACAAGGCGGAGGCCGAGCGGGCCGTGCGCGAACTGCTCGGCCGGCACCCGGAGGTGGTCGGCGCCGTCGTCCGCCCGACGCTGATCCTGCAGCCGGAGGCCGCCAGCGAGATCGGCCGCTACTTCCTCGGCCCGGTCGTGCTCGGCCTCGGCCGGCGGCTCCCGCCGCGGCTGGCCCACCTGCTGCCCCTCCCCCTGCCCGGGCTGGCGGTCGCGTTCGTGCACGCCGACGACGTGGCCGACGCCCTCGAGCGCGTCCTCGACCGCCGTGCGTCCGGCGCGTTCAACCTCGCCGCCGAGCCGCTCATGGACGGCGACGCGCTCGCGAAGGTGCTGGGGAACGTGCGGGTGCCGGTACCCGCGCCCGTGCTGCGGACGGCGCTGTCGGCCGCCTTCCACGCGCGGCTGGTGCCCACCGAACCCGGCTGGCTGGACATGGGCGTGCACGCGCCCGCGCTGGACAGCACCCGGGCCCGCACGCTGCTCGACTGGGCGCCGGTCCACCAGGGCGACGAGGTGCTCGCCGAGTTCGTCGCCGCCCTGGGCCGGGGCGAGGGCGGCCCGGGTCCGCTGCTCGAGCCGGCCGCCGACTGA
- a CDS encoding extradiol dioxygenase, translating into MIKGAHVILYSADADADRRFLIDLLGRPTVDAGGGWLIAQLPPSEVAVHPAEASGAIELYLVCDDVEATVAEWTGRGVPFETPISEERWGRVTAFRLPGGGRVGLYEARHPLAFEL; encoded by the coding sequence GTGATCAAGGGAGCGCACGTCATCCTCTACAGCGCCGACGCCGACGCCGACCGGCGGTTCCTGATCGACCTGCTGGGCCGGCCGACGGTCGACGCGGGGGGCGGCTGGCTGATCGCGCAGCTGCCGCCGAGCGAGGTCGCCGTCCACCCTGCGGAGGCCTCGGGCGCCATCGAGCTCTACCTGGTGTGCGACGACGTCGAGGCGACCGTCGCCGAGTGGACCGGCAGGGGCGTGCCGTTCGAGACGCCGATCAGCGAGGAGCGCTGGGGCCGGGTGACCGCGTTCCGGCTCCCCGGGGGCGGCCGGGTGGGCCTGTACGAGGCCCGGCACCCGCTCGCGTTCGAGCTCTGA
- a CDS encoding cupin domain-containing protein produces the protein MDLDPAVSNAQFYKVVFENDQVRVLEYTDQPGDRTTPHAHPDSVMYTLSSFRRRLHQNGQHRDVEIAAGTTGWLPAQEHAGENIGDSPTHVLFVELKGGPSGGAGAALGPA, from the coding sequence ATGGATCTCGACCCGGCCGTCAGCAACGCGCAGTTCTACAAGGTCGTCTTCGAGAACGACCAGGTGCGCGTCCTGGAATACACCGACCAGCCGGGCGACCGGACGACGCCGCACGCCCACCCGGACAGCGTCATGTACACGCTGTCCTCCTTCCGCCGCCGGCTGCACCAGAACGGGCAGCACCGCGACGTGGAGATCGCGGCCGGGACGACCGGCTGGCTGCCCGCGCAGGAGCACGCCGGGGAGAACATCGGGGACAGCCCGACGCACGTGCTGTTCGTCGAGCTCAAGGGCGGCCCGTCGGGCGGCGCCGGCGCGGCGCTCGGCCCGGCGTAG
- a CDS encoding SRPBCC domain-containing protein yields the protein MRSYESTASIAASPDDVWAALVDAGSWPSWDSGVDAVEGTLAEGQKITIRSSVAPGRAFPVTVTAFEPFSRLVFSGGMPLGLFRGERTYTLTPDGAGTAFRMREEYSGPLLPLIWRSMPDLQPSFDQFAAGLEQRVESGA from the coding sequence ATGAGGTCGTACGAGTCCACGGCGAGCATCGCGGCGAGCCCCGACGACGTGTGGGCCGCGCTGGTCGACGCCGGTAGCTGGCCGAGCTGGGACTCCGGCGTCGACGCCGTGGAGGGCACCCTCGCCGAGGGGCAGAAGATCACCATCCGCTCGTCGGTGGCGCCGGGGCGGGCGTTCCCGGTGACGGTCACGGCGTTCGAGCCGTTCTCCCGGCTGGTGTTCTCCGGCGGCATGCCGCTCGGCCTGTTCCGCGGGGAGCGGACCTACACGCTGACCCCGGACGGCGCCGGCACCGCCTTCCGCATGCGGGAGGAGTACAGCGGGCCGCTGCTGCCGCTGATCTGGAGGTCGATGCCCGACCTGCAACCGTCGTTCGACCAGTTCGCCGCCGGGCTCGAGCAGCGCGTCGAGTCGGGTGCCTGA
- a CDS encoding ArsR/SmtB family transcription factor, translating into MPERAAGRAFEALGDPNRREILSLLSAGGRSVREIAEALPISRPAVSRHLRLLKEAGFVAEEPRGTRRIYRLREEGPAAVRAYLEQVWGNGAARS; encoded by the coding sequence GTGCCTGAGCGGGCCGCAGGGAGGGCGTTCGAGGCGCTGGGGGACCCGAACCGGCGGGAGATCCTGAGCCTGCTCAGCGCCGGCGGGCGCTCGGTGCGGGAGATCGCCGAGGCGCTGCCGATCAGCCGGCCCGCGGTCTCTCGGCACCTGCGGCTGCTCAAGGAGGCGGGGTTCGTCGCCGAGGAGCCGCGTGGCACCCGGCGCATCTACCGGCTGCGCGAGGAGGGGCCGGCCGCCGTCCGGGCCTACCTGGAGCAGGTGTGGGGGAACGGCGCCGCCCGCTCATGA
- a CDS encoding alpha/beta fold hydrolase, whose product MDSFRRGDMVFDVQDGGPPDGEPVVLLHGFPQDCTAFDRMAPALHAAGLRTLAPDQRGYSPGARPVGRAHYRIREAADDVVALLDAAAIDRAHVVGHDWGGAVAWALGAWHADRLLTMTSLSTPHPSAMQHAWLTTGQGVRSWYMGAFQLPFLPEAALLARGGAALRRALVRSGLPEATVDHYVERMREPDALSAALNWYRAIPWSARDRVGVVRVPTLHVWSTADPFLGRTATEASARFVDAPYRLEVLEGISHWIPELAAGEAAALVAAHVKTA is encoded by the coding sequence GTGGACAGCTTCCGGCGCGGCGACATGGTGTTCGACGTCCAGGACGGCGGACCGCCCGACGGCGAGCCGGTCGTCCTGCTGCACGGCTTCCCCCAGGACTGCACGGCGTTCGACCGGATGGCGCCGGCGCTGCACGCGGCCGGGCTGCGCACCCTCGCCCCCGACCAGCGCGGCTACTCCCCCGGCGCGCGCCCGGTCGGCCGCGCGCACTACCGCATCCGGGAGGCGGCGGACGACGTCGTCGCCCTGCTCGATGCCGCGGCGATCGACCGCGCCCACGTCGTCGGTCACGACTGGGGCGGCGCCGTGGCCTGGGCGCTCGGTGCGTGGCACGCCGACCGGTTGCTCACCATGACGTCGCTGTCGACCCCGCACCCCTCCGCGATGCAGCACGCCTGGCTGACCACCGGCCAGGGCGTGCGCTCCTGGTACATGGGCGCCTTCCAGCTGCCGTTCCTGCCCGAGGCGGCCCTGCTGGCCCGCGGCGGTGCGGCGCTGCGCCGGGCCCTCGTGCGCTCCGGGCTGCCGGAGGCGACGGTCGACCACTACGTCGAGCGCATGCGCGAGCCCGATGCCCTCTCGGCGGCGCTCAACTGGTACCGGGCGATCCCGTGGAGCGCCCGCGACCGGGTCGGCGTCGTCCGGGTGCCCACCCTGCACGTGTGGAGCACCGCGGACCCCTTCCTCGGCCGCACCGCGACCGAGGCGAGCGCCCGCTTCGTCGACGCCCCCTACCGGCTGGAGGTGCTCGAGGGGATCTCGCACTGGATCCCCGAGCTCGCCGCCGGCGAGGCCGCCGCGCTCGTCGCCGCGCACGTCAAGACGGCGTGA
- the idi gene encoding isopentenyl-diphosphate Delta-isomerase, with protein sequence MELIVLVDDEGTAIGTLPKAQVHHGDTPLHRAFSAYLFDDAGRLLVTRRAEQKATFPGMWTNTVCGHPGPGEDDAAAIARRAGFELGLTVADLRPAVPGYRYRAEFRGVVENEICPVYVGRFEGTPAPEPTEVADWELLDWAAFRRRQDSEGDAWSPWCREQARLIEETGLIADAGPVP encoded by the coding sequence ATGGAGCTGATCGTGCTGGTCGACGACGAGGGGACGGCGATCGGCACCCTGCCCAAGGCCCAGGTGCACCACGGCGACACGCCCCTGCACCGCGCCTTCTCCGCTTACCTCTTCGACGACGCGGGCCGGCTGCTGGTGACCCGCCGCGCGGAGCAGAAGGCCACCTTCCCGGGGATGTGGACCAACACCGTGTGCGGGCACCCCGGCCCGGGGGAGGACGACGCCGCCGCGATCGCCCGCCGCGCCGGGTTCGAGCTGGGGCTGACCGTGGCCGACCTGCGGCCGGCGGTGCCCGGCTACCGGTACCGCGCCGAGTTCCGGGGCGTGGTGGAGAACGAGATCTGCCCGGTCTACGTCGGCCGCTTCGAGGGCACCCCGGCCCCCGAGCCGACCGAGGTGGCCGACTGGGAGCTGCTCGACTGGGCGGCGTTCCGGCGCCGGCAGGACAGCGAGGGCGACGCCTGGTCCCCGTGGTGCCGGGAGCAGGCGAGGCTCATCGAGGAGACCGGGCTCATCGCGGACGCCGGCCCGGTGCCGTGA